A stretch of Vibrio sp. B1FLJ16 DNA encodes these proteins:
- a CDS encoding lytic polysaccharide monooxygenase has product MKLSISLPLLSLSAVAVLSSCNVSAHGWVEFPSARQHTCYEDGGFWTDEIPNQACQAAYDESGAFPFVQRSEISANVANYRDMAHVQAVVRDGELCSAGDASKKGLNIPSPYWQRTSVTPDANNQIELVFYAKAAHNPSYWEFYLTKPTYDATQPLTWSDLELIDTAGDVYADAEKMYRIPVTFPADRSGDAVLYARWQRIDAAGEGFYNCSDINLNGSGTTTPTDPVEPTDPVNNLTSLGYFVEQGFGPVESGDTVRFRTFTATGSEIVDISLPISANNTTTWAAELADQFNAQQTGEWYVGIWHQEMSHYMFNSSNIYANQVLAPSTDFSYALSLIKADVTPPVEPSNLWDKGLVYTQGDVVTHDGQEWTAQWWTKGEEPGTTGEWGVWR; this is encoded by the coding sequence ATGAAATTATCGATATCTTTACCTCTTTTGAGCTTAAGTGCTGTTGCCGTGCTGAGCTCATGTAATGTCAGTGCTCATGGCTGGGTTGAGTTTCCAAGTGCACGTCAGCATACCTGTTATGAAGATGGTGGATTCTGGACTGATGAAATCCCGAATCAGGCGTGTCAGGCAGCTTATGATGAGTCCGGCGCTTTTCCATTTGTGCAGCGCAGTGAAATCTCGGCTAACGTGGCAAACTATCGTGATATGGCACATGTTCAGGCGGTGGTTCGTGATGGTGAGTTGTGTTCGGCAGGTGATGCCTCCAAAAAAGGTTTGAACATCCCTTCACCATACTGGCAGCGCACCAGTGTGACTCCGGATGCGAACAATCAGATTGAGCTGGTGTTCTACGCAAAGGCCGCACATAATCCGTCATACTGGGAGTTTTACCTCACTAAGCCAACCTACGATGCAACTCAGCCGCTTACCTGGAGTGATTTAGAACTGATAGATACCGCAGGTGATGTGTATGCTGATGCAGAAAAGATGTACCGCATTCCGGTCACGTTCCCAGCAGACCGCAGCGGTGATGCGGTTCTTTATGCCCGCTGGCAGCGTATTGATGCCGCTGGTGAAGGTTTTTATAACTGTAGTGATATCAACCTGAACGGTTCAGGAACCACAACGCCAACAGACCCCGTAGAGCCGACTGATCCGGTAAATAACCTGACATCGCTGGGTTATTTTGTTGAGCAAGGCTTCGGTCCGGTAGAGTCGGGCGATACGGTTCGCTTTAGAACATTTACTGCAACAGGTAGTGAAATTGTCGATATCTCTTTACCGATTAGCGCGAACAATACGACGACGTGGGCTGCTGAGCTGGCTGATCAGTTCAACGCACAGCAAACCGGTGAGTGGTATGTGGGCATCTGGCATCAGGAGATGAGCCACTACATGTTTAACAGTAGTAATATTTACGCGAACCAGGTACTGGCACCTAGCACAGACTTCAGCTATGCCTTGTCTCTGATTAAAGCAGACGTAACACCACCAGTAGAACCAAGCAACTTGTGGGATAAAGGCCTAGTTTACACTCAGGGTGATGTGGTGACACATGACGGTCAGGAGTGGACAGCACAATGGTGGACGAAAGGTGAAGAGCCTGGAACCACTGGCGAATGGGGCGTGTGGCGGTAG
- a CDS encoding oligogalacturonate lyase family protein: MAKGDIIQLSFETFTDSDTNVKVTRLTPTDVICHRNYFYQKCFTQDGTKLLFAGDFDGNRNYYLLNLETQQAVQLTEGKGDNTFGGFISTDERSFFYVKNELNLMKVDLETLEETAIYTVDEEWKGYGTWVANSDCTKLVGIEILKRDWQPLTSWEKFAEFYHTNPTCRLIKVDIETGDLEVVHQDTAWLGHPIYRPFDDSTVGFCHEGPHDLVDARMWLVNEDGSNVRKIKEHAEGESCTHEFWIPDGSAMAYVSYFKGQTDRVIYKANPETLENEEVMVMPPCSHLMSNFDGSLMVGDGCDAPVDVADAESYDIENDPFLYVLNTKAKTAQKLCKHSTSWDVLDGDRQITHPHPSFTPNDDGVLFTSDFEGVPAIYIAEVPESYKH, from the coding sequence ATGGCCAAAGGCGATATCATCCAACTATCTTTTGAAACTTTCACTGATAGCGATACGAACGTAAAAGTGACGCGTTTAACGCCGACTGACGTGATTTGTCACCGTAACTACTTCTACCAGAAGTGCTTTACTCAGGATGGAACAAAGCTGTTATTCGCAGGTGATTTTGACGGAAACCGAAACTACTACCTGCTAAACCTCGAAACGCAACAAGCGGTCCAACTGACAGAAGGTAAAGGTGACAATACCTTTGGTGGTTTCATTTCAACTGATGAGCGCTCGTTCTTCTACGTGAAAAATGAACTGAACCTGATGAAAGTTGATTTAGAAACGTTGGAAGAAACGGCCATCTACACCGTTGATGAAGAGTGGAAAGGCTACGGCACTTGGGTTGCAAACTCAGACTGCACTAAGTTAGTGGGTATAGAAATCCTGAAACGTGACTGGCAACCGCTGACGTCTTGGGAGAAATTTGCAGAGTTCTACCATACCAATCCGACTTGCCGCTTAATCAAAGTTGATATTGAAACTGGCGACCTGGAAGTGGTTCACCAAGACACTGCATGGCTAGGCCACCCGATTTACCGTCCATTTGACGATTCTACTGTTGGCTTCTGTCATGAAGGTCCGCATGATTTGGTTGATGCTCGTATGTGGCTGGTTAATGAAGACGGTAGTAACGTTCGTAAGATCAAAGAGCACGCAGAAGGTGAATCCTGCACGCACGAATTCTGGATCCCAGACGGTAGCGCAATGGCTTACGTTTCTTACTTTAAAGGCCAGACGGATCGCGTGATCTACAAAGCGAATCCAGAAACGCTGGAAAATGAAGAAGTGATGGTAATGCCACCTTGTTCACACCTGATGAGTAACTTCGATGGTTCTTTGATGGTTGGTGATGGTTGTGATGCGCCTGTGGATGTTGCAGACGCAGAAAGCTACGACATTGAGAACGACCCGTTCTTGTACGTGCTGAACACCAAAGCTAAGACAGCTCAGAAGCTTTGTAAGCACAGCACTTCCTGGGATGTTCTTGACGGCGACCGTCAGATCACTCACCCGCATCCGTCATTTACACCAAATGATGACGGTGTGTTGTTTACTAGTGACTTTGAAGGTGTACCAGCGATTTACATTGCTGAAGTGCCTGAATCTTACAAGCACTAA
- a CDS encoding Lrp/AsnC family transcriptional regulator, with product MDRFDERILQELKLDGRISNVELSERVGLSPSATLRRVQELERKGVIKGYRTVLDSQQLGVGFVAYVSIGLASHSKQAQHAFEEHVRFVKEVVECHNITGATEYLLRVETRDLASYKAFHANVLGECEHVKGITTMVVMDTPKDER from the coding sequence ATGGATAGATTTGACGAAAGAATATTGCAAGAGCTCAAACTGGACGGAAGAATCTCCAACGTCGAGCTGTCTGAGCGGGTCGGATTGTCACCTTCTGCGACGCTGCGCCGGGTACAGGAATTAGAGCGCAAAGGCGTGATAAAAGGCTATCGGACAGTTCTGGACAGTCAGCAACTCGGTGTCGGTTTTGTTGCCTATGTTTCGATTGGTTTAGCCTCACACTCAAAACAGGCACAGCATGCTTTTGAGGAGCATGTGCGTTTTGTGAAAGAGGTAGTGGAATGCCACAACATTACAGGTGCTACCGAATATTTGTTACGAGTAGAAACGCGAGATTTAGCGTCTTATAAAGCGTTTCATGCGAATGTTCTCGGTGAGTGTGAACACGTTAAGGGGATCACGACCATGGTAGTGATGGATACACCAAAAGATGAACGATGA
- a CDS encoding Rho-binding antiterminator, which produces MVTCNQYDFIEIACMFKLPVEITLKNGETHQGSAFDTGFDLQRQECLFLDIDGEHIAFPTEHLVAMRALKANPHFSEVTFD; this is translated from the coding sequence ATGGTGACCTGCAACCAATACGATTTTATTGAAATAGCCTGTATGTTTAAGCTGCCAGTTGAAATTACTCTGAAAAATGGCGAAACCCATCAGGGAAGTGCATTCGATACCGGCTTTGATTTGCAAAGACAAGAGTGCCTGTTTCTGGACATCGATGGCGAGCACATTGCGTTTCCGACCGAACATCTCGTCGCGATGCGGGCACTTAAGGCGAACCCACATTTCTCTGAAGTCACGTTTGATTAA
- a CDS encoding cupin domain-containing protein — MNLFANLPDDITEETFEDLLCHDTLRIERIVSHGQTSPAEGWYDQKEHEWVLVLKGAGELTFENGAIKHLEAGDHINIPAHTKHKVSWTDPGQATIWLAVFYQ; from the coding sequence ATGAACCTGTTTGCAAACTTACCTGATGATATAACTGAAGAAACGTTTGAAGATCTGTTGTGTCACGATACACTGCGCATTGAACGCATCGTCTCTCACGGGCAAACTTCACCAGCAGAAGGTTGGTACGATCAAAAAGAACACGAATGGGTACTTGTGTTAAAAGGAGCAGGTGAACTCACCTTCGAAAACGGCGCTATTAAACATCTTGAAGCAGGCGATCATATTAACATCCCCGCACATACCAAACACAAAGTAAGCTGGACTGATCCCGGTCAGGCAACGATTTGGTTAGCGGTATTTTATCAATAA
- a CDS encoding sodium:solute symporter family protein, whose protein sequence is MEYDYLVIAGYFALMVAISLLFKKMASNSTSDYFRGGGKMLWWMVGATAFMTQFSAWTFTGAAGKAFNDGFAVLAVFVGNMVAYVFAYFYFARRFRQMRVDTPTEGVRRRFGSTNEQFFTWVIIPLSVINAGVWLNGLGVFASAVFNADIITTIYVTGAAVLLISLLSGAWGVVASDFIQTLIVAVISIACAIVALVYVGGPGEIISKFDHGNGFFVGPDMNYPLLIVGSFFFFIVKQLQSINNMQESYRFLNAKDSNNASKAALLALGMMMVGAIIWFIPPWATNVLVPDAAEAYPALGAKARDAVYLVFAREFMPVGTIGLLMAGLFAATMSSMDSALNRNSGIFVRSFYAPIMRKGEATDKEQLRAGQIACVVNGILVILMAQFFNSLKHLSLFDLMMQVATLLQSPILVPLFLGILIRRTPKWAPWATVVVGMFVSWSVVNYFTPARVGEWFGMENLTGREMGEMKTMITIAAHLFFTAGFFCLTTLFYKEEKDPYIEGTKEFFNDVDTECVAEEGQDIVDRMQRNKLGSLVMLMAGGLTLMVLIPNPLWGRALFLGCAAVIFTVGFALKKSSGLESNEALTATR, encoded by the coding sequence ATGGAATACGATTACTTAGTAATAGCAGGCTACTTTGCCCTGATGGTGGCAATCAGCCTGCTGTTCAAAAAGATGGCAAGTAACAGTACCAGTGATTACTTCCGCGGGGGCGGTAAGATGCTGTGGTGGATGGTTGGTGCTACAGCCTTCATGACACAGTTCTCTGCATGGACCTTTACAGGTGCAGCCGGTAAAGCATTTAATGACGGTTTTGCCGTTCTGGCGGTATTCGTAGGTAACATGGTTGCTTACGTGTTCGCTTACTTCTACTTCGCTCGTCGCTTCCGCCAGATGCGTGTCGATACGCCTACAGAAGGTGTACGTCGTCGTTTTGGTTCGACTAACGAGCAGTTCTTCACTTGGGTAATCATTCCGCTAAGCGTTATTAACGCTGGTGTATGGCTAAACGGTCTGGGCGTGTTCGCTTCAGCTGTATTTAATGCTGACATCATAACCACTATTTATGTAACGGGTGCGGCGGTACTGCTTATCTCACTACTATCTGGTGCATGGGGTGTGGTTGCGTCTGACTTTATCCAGACTCTGATTGTTGCGGTTATCTCTATCGCGTGTGCAATCGTTGCATTGGTTTATGTTGGCGGTCCTGGTGAGATCATCAGTAAGTTTGACCATGGTAATGGCTTCTTCGTTGGTCCGGATATGAACTACCCACTACTTATTGTTGGTTCGTTCTTCTTCTTCATCGTTAAGCAGCTTCAGTCTATCAACAACATGCAAGAGTCTTACCGTTTCCTTAACGCGAAAGATTCAAACAACGCAAGCAAAGCAGCGCTACTTGCACTTGGTATGATGATGGTTGGTGCAATCATTTGGTTCATCCCACCATGGGCAACTAACGTTCTAGTTCCAGATGCAGCAGAAGCTTACCCAGCACTTGGTGCTAAAGCTCGTGACGCGGTGTACCTAGTGTTCGCTCGTGAGTTCATGCCTGTTGGTACTATCGGTCTACTAATGGCTGGTCTGTTCGCAGCAACCATGTCTTCAATGGACTCAGCGCTTAACCGTAACTCTGGTATCTTTGTACGTAGCTTCTACGCACCTATCATGCGTAAAGGTGAAGCGACAGATAAAGAGCAGCTACGCGCAGGTCAAATCGCTTGTGTGGTTAACGGTATCCTAGTTATCTTGATGGCTCAGTTCTTCAACTCACTGAAGCACCTAAGCTTGTTCGACCTAATGATGCAAGTAGCGACGCTACTACAATCTCCAATCCTAGTTCCATTGTTCCTGGGTATCCTGATTCGTCGTACGCCGAAATGGGCTCCGTGGGCAACAGTTGTAGTTGGTATGTTCGTATCTTGGTCTGTAGTTAACTACTTCACTCCAGCGCGCGTTGGCGAGTGGTTCGGTATGGAAAACCTGACAGGTCGTGAAATGGGTGAGATGAAAACGATGATCACCATCGCAGCGCACCTATTCTTCACAGCTGGTTTCTTCTGCTTGACGACTCTGTTCTACAAAGAAGAAAAAGATCCGTACATCGAAGGTACTAAAGAGTTCTTCAACGATGTGGACACTGAGTGTGTTGCTGAAGAAGGTCAAGACATCGTTGACCGTATGCAACGCAACAAACTAGGTTCACTAGTAATGCTAATGGCTGGTGGTCTGACACTGATGGTACTGATTCCAAACCCACTATGGGGGCGTGCATTGTTCCTGGGTTGTGCGGCTGTCATCTTCACGGTTGGTTTCGCTCTGAAGAAGAGCTCAGGTCTAGAGTCTAACGAAGCATTAACTGCGACTCGATAA
- a CDS encoding siderophore-interacting protein produces MKKKPQPKQVVVINSETITPNMQRLTLQGDALSKFPEDCEGGYIKLLFNETGGTELQPLSEESRPLMRTYTIRRFHPETSSIEVDFVRHETQDLQSGFAARWAMTVQNGDTINIVGPGTISNLNTDADWFFMAADMTALPALSAKIRSLPEEARGYAVISVISAADIQPLHAPASMELIWLTEGQTLAEAVRELEWLDGEPAVWCACEFDSMRALRQYFRNEKEVERDNIYISSYWKQGVSEDGHKVIKREDAESND; encoded by the coding sequence ATGAAAAAGAAACCTCAACCAAAACAAGTTGTCGTCATAAACAGCGAAACCATTACGCCAAATATGCAGCGCCTTACCTTACAAGGTGACGCGCTGAGTAAGTTCCCCGAAGACTGTGAAGGTGGCTATATTAAGCTGCTGTTTAACGAGACTGGCGGTACAGAACTTCAGCCACTCTCAGAAGAAAGTCGACCTTTGATGCGTACCTATACCATTCGTCGTTTCCATCCTGAAACATCGAGCATCGAAGTGGATTTTGTCCGTCACGAAACACAAGATCTGCAATCCGGTTTCGCTGCGCGCTGGGCAATGACGGTACAAAACGGTGATACAATTAACATCGTCGGCCCGGGTACGATCTCTAACTTAAATACCGATGCTGACTGGTTTTTTATGGCGGCCGATATGACCGCACTCCCAGCCTTATCAGCAAAAATCCGTTCTTTGCCGGAGGAAGCAAGAGGCTATGCAGTTATTAGCGTCATCTCAGCAGCAGACATTCAACCACTGCACGCACCGGCGAGTATGGAGCTGATTTGGCTGACGGAAGGACAGACTCTGGCAGAAGCGGTCCGTGAACTGGAATGGTTAGATGGCGAACCAGCAGTTTGGTGTGCGTGTGAATTCGACTCGATGCGTGCTCTGCGTCAGTACTTCCGAAATGAAAAGGAAGTTGAGCGAGATAACATCTATATCAGCAGCTACTGGAAACAAGGTGTTTCCGAGGACGGCCATAAAGTGATTAAGCGTGAAGACGCAGAATCTAATGATTAA
- a CDS encoding oligogalacturonate-specific porin KdgM family protein, translating to MKIKYLTSALLLAMASGLAGAATIDVRHEFVPDRDGDEHRDRIYVSHRFANQIGFSVEAKWNYKNSGMADAGHETGLSYRYKVNDAFSLTPSMSVDAGSSSSTFKYNLSGSYNLTDEWNVGARVRHGYKNSDDSRYNQLNLYVNRKFDWGKLGLDMEYKDLHGGDGGWENKGHDQLIDFKGEYNKLESGFIPFFAVAAITNKGDGSDYKDEYIPRFRVGVKYNF from the coding sequence ATGAAAATTAAATACCTTACCTCTGCACTCCTATTAGCTATGGCCTCTGGTTTAGCCGGCGCTGCTACTATTGACGTTCGACATGAATTTGTGCCAGACCGTGATGGCGATGAGCATCGCGACCGTATTTACGTTTCTCACCGTTTTGCGAACCAGATTGGTTTCAGCGTGGAAGCGAAATGGAACTACAAAAACAGTGGCATGGCTGACGCCGGTCACGAAACGGGTTTAAGTTACCGTTACAAAGTAAACGACGCGTTCTCATTGACTCCGAGTATGTCAGTTGATGCCGGCTCATCTAGCTCAACCTTCAAATACAACCTGAGTGGTTCTTACAACCTGACGGATGAGTGGAACGTTGGTGCTCGTGTTCGCCACGGTTACAAAAACTCAGACGATTCTCGTTACAACCAGCTAAACCTGTACGTAAACCGTAAGTTCGACTGGGGCAAACTTGGCCTGGATATGGAATACAAAGATCTGCACGGCGGTGACGGCGGCTGGGAAAACAAAGGTCACGATCAGTTAATCGACTTCAAAGGTGAGTACAACAAGCTGGAAAGTGGCTTCATCCCGTTCTTTGCTGTCGCGGCGATTACAAACAAAGGTGACGGTTCAGATTACAAAGATGAGTACATCCCTCGTTTCCGCGTTGGTGTGAAATACAACTTCTGA
- a CDS encoding LysE family translocator codes for MEYHQLGALALFAFVSTFTPGPNNIMLMTSGANVGFKRTIPHMLGITLGFGAMLILVGIGLMSLFHAYPVTHSVLKALSLSYLLYLTYKIATSDKAETKNDFKPMSFIGAALFQWVNPKGWSMALMAVTVYSTGAAWLELTFIAGIFCLANLPSVTFWTAAGMQLQRWLTTPKRVRGFNYGMAALLLLSTIPMI; via the coding sequence ATGGAATACCACCAATTAGGCGCACTGGCGCTATTTGCTTTTGTATCGACATTCACTCCGGGCCCGAACAATATTATGCTGATGACATCCGGTGCGAACGTCGGCTTTAAGCGCACTATTCCACATATGCTAGGCATTACATTAGGCTTTGGGGCGATGCTGATCTTGGTAGGTATTGGCTTAATGAGTCTGTTTCATGCCTATCCGGTTACCCACTCGGTCTTAAAGGCACTCAGCCTGAGCTACTTGCTTTATCTGACTTACAAGATCGCGACCAGTGATAAAGCAGAAACAAAAAATGATTTTAAGCCGATGTCCTTTATCGGTGCAGCCTTATTCCAGTGGGTAAATCCAAAAGGATGGTCAATGGCACTCATGGCCGTCACCGTTTACAGCACAGGAGCCGCATGGTTGGAACTCACTTTTATTGCAGGCATCTTCTGTTTAGCTAACCTACCCTCTGTGACATTTTGGACAGCGGCAGGTATGCAGCTTCAGCGCTGGTTGACCACACCCAAGCGTGTCAGGGGCTTTAACTATGGCATGGCCGCTTTGCTTCTATTGTCGACAATACCCATGATTTAA
- the ompW gene encoding outer membrane protein OmpW, protein MKKTICSLAVVAALVSPSVFAHKQGDFVLRVGAASVVPNDSSDKILGSQEELKVDDNTQLGLTIGYMFTDNISFEVLAATPFSHNISTDLLGLGDIADTKHLPPTFMVQYYFGEPESKIRPYVGAGLNYTIFFDEGFNKKAKNVGLSDLKLDDSIGLAANVGVDYMINDQWFLGASAWYANIETEATYKFSGAKQKTDVEINPWVFMISGGYKF, encoded by the coding sequence ATGAAAAAAACAATCTGCAGTTTAGCAGTGGTTGCTGCCCTTGTGTCACCAAGTGTTTTCGCTCATAAGCAAGGTGACTTCGTTCTTCGTGTTGGGGCGGCATCTGTCGTGCCTAATGACAGCAGCGATAAAATTCTTGGTTCTCAGGAAGAGCTGAAGGTGGACGATAATACTCAGCTTGGCCTGACTATAGGTTACATGTTCACCGACAATATCAGTTTTGAAGTGCTGGCAGCCACGCCATTTAGCCATAACATCTCAACTGACCTATTAGGTCTGGGTGACATCGCAGATACTAAACACTTGCCACCAACCTTCATGGTTCAATATTACTTCGGCGAGCCAGAAAGCAAGATCCGACCTTATGTGGGTGCAGGTCTGAACTACACCATCTTCTTTGATGAAGGCTTTAATAAGAAAGCGAAAAATGTTGGCTTGTCTGATCTTAAACTGGACGACTCTATTGGTCTGGCCGCTAACGTTGGTGTGGATTACATGATCAATGATCAGTGGTTCCTGGGCGCGTCTGCTTGGTATGCAAATATTGAAACAGAAGCAACCTACAAGTTTAGTGGTGCGAAGCAAAAAACCGACGTAGAGATCAATCCTTGGGTATTTATGATCAGCGGCGGTTACAAGTTTTAA
- a CDS encoding transporter translates to MTLLDSMIVMIYLLFIAIAAWVFRRFSNSSNDFLQGGGTMMWWMAGATAFMTQFSAWTFTGAAAKAYEDGISVMFIFWGNPLGFFLAAAFFARRYRRLRVETAMEVIRVRFGHASEQLFTLLNFPLTLIACAIWMNGLASFFSAVFAIDVSTTIIAMGVIVTLIAVSGGAWTVSVTNVIQLVLLIAITLVIGYTALQRFETPAAIFDHVNPVYGQNMNIPFLFVMWAIAMLLQQTMNNNHTLSCYRFLTTANDKDATKAAFVAGALFIVAPVLWFMPAWFVAAQQIDLFAVYPALGESANTAAYLYYIQNYMPQGILGLVMVALVAATIAPLSSAHNRNAGIVVKSLYQVWINPHADSRQQLIVGKVATLLSGLLATVTALLLASVKSYSLFEMMIFFAAFIQMPINIPSLLALVTIKTPNWSGWATVIVGCLVSLFMMFVFDVNWLFSEPLTSRETKDLTIVLTLALHIIVTGGFFLLTGLFYSKEPETVLESRNTLRQKLATPISEEEQAPINHKQGLYVGSITAAAGTLLILAGFILAESSQTIFVAIGCIVLLFSLFLLKPAKQSRRVWQR, encoded by the coding sequence ATGACTTTATTAGATTCGATGATCGTAATGATCTATCTGCTCTTCATTGCGATCGCTGCATGGGTGTTTCGCCGGTTTTCTAACTCGTCAAATGACTTCCTTCAGGGCGGAGGAACCATGATGTGGTGGATGGCTGGAGCGACCGCTTTTATGACTCAGTTTTCCGCATGGACCTTTACTGGTGCTGCGGCCAAAGCCTATGAAGACGGCATCAGTGTGATGTTTATTTTTTGGGGTAATCCCCTGGGCTTTTTCCTAGCGGCCGCCTTTTTTGCGCGCAGATACCGAAGATTACGGGTTGAAACCGCAATGGAAGTGATTCGGGTGCGCTTTGGTCATGCATCAGAACAACTGTTCACGCTATTAAACTTTCCCTTGACCCTGATTGCCTGCGCAATCTGGATGAACGGACTGGCCTCATTTTTTTCTGCCGTCTTTGCTATTGACGTCTCGACCACGATTATCGCTATGGGTGTGATCGTCACCTTGATTGCTGTAAGCGGTGGTGCGTGGACAGTTTCGGTGACCAATGTCATTCAGTTGGTGTTGCTGATAGCCATCACCTTAGTCATCGGTTATACAGCTTTACAACGTTTTGAAACGCCTGCGGCCATATTTGATCACGTAAACCCTGTTTATGGCCAGAACATGAATATTCCGTTTCTTTTTGTCATGTGGGCAATCGCAATGTTGCTGCAGCAAACAATGAACAACAATCACACGCTTAGCTGTTATCGCTTTCTTACTACCGCAAATGACAAAGACGCCACCAAAGCGGCATTCGTCGCTGGTGCACTGTTTATTGTTGCTCCGGTACTCTGGTTCATGCCGGCCTGGTTCGTAGCTGCGCAGCAAATCGATCTGTTCGCCGTTTATCCTGCTCTAGGAGAAAGTGCCAATACCGCTGCCTACCTTTATTACATTCAGAACTACATGCCGCAGGGAATTCTGGGACTGGTGATGGTTGCCTTGGTTGCAGCAACAATAGCGCCGCTTTCATCTGCTCATAACCGCAACGCCGGGATCGTGGTGAAAAGCCTCTACCAGGTCTGGATTAACCCGCATGCAGACAGCCGTCAGCAGTTGATTGTAGGCAAAGTCGCGACTTTATTATCGGGATTATTAGCCACCGTAACCGCTTTGTTGCTCGCCTCGGTCAAATCTTACAGTCTGTTTGAAATGATGATTTTCTTCGCGGCATTTATACAAATGCCGATAAACATCCCTTCCCTGCTGGCGCTTGTCACAATAAAAACGCCGAACTGGTCTGGATGGGCAACCGTGATTGTAGGATGTTTGGTATCACTGTTTATGATGTTTGTGTTCGATGTCAACTGGCTGTTTTCCGAGCCGCTGACATCACGGGAAACCAAAGATCTGACGATTGTGCTGACGCTTGCACTCCACATTATCGTCACGGGCGGTTTCTTCTTACTTACCGGACTCTTTTATTCCAAAGAACCAGAGACAGTCTTAGAAAGCCGAAACACACTCCGACAAAAGTTAGCAACCCCTATCAGTGAAGAAGAGCAAGCGCCGATCAATCACAAACAAGGCCTGTATGTGGGCTCAATTACTGCAGCGGCCGGAACACTGTTGATACTAGCGGGATTCATACTGGCCGAATCATCACAAACGATTTTTGTCGCGATAGGCTGTATCGTTTTACTGTTCAGCTTGTTCTTGCTCAAGCCTGCCAAACAGTCCAGACGAGTCTGGCAGCGATAA
- a CDS encoding macro domain-containing protein, whose amino-acid sequence MNDIALIQGDITTAEVDAIVNAANPKMLGGGGVDGAIHRAAGTALIQACYEVNEVNGIRCPFGNARITTAGDLSARFVIHAVGPIYNKFSAPRAVLESTYKCALDLALENDCKTVALPAISCGVYGYPALEAAEVALSVCQRPEYQPLSMHFYLFGDEMLKTWQQALATYQ is encoded by the coding sequence ATGAACGATATCGCATTAATACAGGGAGATATAACCACAGCGGAGGTGGACGCTATCGTGAATGCCGCCAATCCGAAAATGCTGGGAGGAGGAGGTGTCGATGGCGCTATTCACCGCGCGGCAGGCACAGCTCTGATCCAAGCATGCTATGAAGTTAACGAAGTAAACGGAATCCGCTGCCCGTTTGGAAATGCCCGCATTACCACGGCTGGGGACTTAAGTGCTCGTTTCGTCATTCATGCCGTTGGACCGATCTATAATAAATTTTCCGCCCCTCGCGCAGTACTGGAGTCCACGTACAAATGTGCGTTGGATTTAGCACTAGAAAACGACTGCAAAACGGTCGCACTACCCGCTATCTCATGCGGTGTTTATGGCTACCCTGCACTAGAAGCCGCTGAAGTCGCATTGTCTGTCTGCCAGCGCCCTGAATACCAACCACTTAGCATGCACTTTTACCTGTTTGGTGATGAAATGCTGAAAACATGGCAGCAAGCTCTCGCCACTTATCAATAA
- a CDS encoding VOC family protein: MPSSNPIEIKALDHVVLRTSNLDAMLHFYRDILGCPVERELTELGLTQLRAGTALIDVVTVESELGQLGGEPPQQNGRNIDHFCLQLSPFVESELIEYLNSHDIQAEEFAERYGAQGFGRSLYINDPEGNVVELKPQVVKDK; encoded by the coding sequence ATGCCAAGCAGTAACCCCATAGAAATTAAAGCACTTGACCATGTGGTATTAAGAACCAGTAATCTCGATGCCATGCTGCACTTCTATCGCGACATTCTGGGTTGCCCTGTGGAAAGAGAGCTCACTGAACTGGGCTTGACCCAGCTCAGAGCTGGAACGGCGTTGATTGATGTGGTCACGGTGGAGAGCGAGTTAGGACAACTGGGTGGAGAACCTCCGCAGCAAAATGGTAGGAACATTGATCACTTCTGCCTGCAACTAAGCCCTTTTGTAGAAAGTGAACTCATTGAGTATCTGAACTCGCACGATATTCAGGCTGAGGAATTCGCTGAACGTTACGGAGCACAAGGCTTCGGGCGGTCTCTGTATATTAATGATCCCGAGGGAAACGTTGTTGAGTTGAAGCCTCAGGTAGTCAAAGATAAGTGA